The nucleotide window ATCTGGTGACTTATGTGAACGACGACCTGCGCTGCCTGGTCACGGCCAATAAAAAGGAAGGAAAAGTAGGCATCGCGACGGGCGGCGGGTCCGGACATCTTCCCCTGTTCCTGGGTTATGTGGGAAGAGGCATGCTGGATGGCTGCTGTGTGGGCGATGTGTTCCAGTCCCCCAGCTCTGAACAAATGCTGGCAGTTACGAAGTCTATTGATTCCGGCGCAGGTGTTCTTTATATTTATGGAAATTACAACGGAGATATTTTCAACTTTGACATGGCGGCTGAGATGGCCGAGTTTGAGGATGGAATCCGGGTGGAAAGTGTCCTCGGGGCCGACGATGTCGCTTCCGGTCCTCTCCCTGGAGATGGCGAAAAGAGCATCCGCCGCGGCGTTGCCGGTATTTTCTTTGTGTATAAGTGTGCGGGAGCAGCAGCGGACGAGATGATGAGCCTGGATGAAGTAAAGCGTATAGCGGAAAAAGCTGCGGCGAGCGTCCGGACGATGGGCGTGGCTCTGACACCCTGTATCGTTCCGCGTGTGGGACATCCCGGCTTTTCCATCGGCGATGATGAAATGGAGATAGGCATGGGGATTCATGGTGAGACCGGAATCCGCAGAGGTAAGCTGGAACCCGCTGATGAGATAGTAGAAGAGATGCTGGAAAAGATCTTGGGCGACTTTGATGAAATAGACGGCAGTACTGTGGCCGTTCTGGTAAATGGATTGGGAGCGACGACCCTGGATGAGCAGTATATTGTTACCAGGAAGATCGATCAGATCTTGAAAGGAAGAAACATTGACGTAAAGAAATACTATGTTGGAGAATATGCAACAGCCCTGGAGATGGCCGGCGTATCCATCTCGGTTCTTAAGCTGGACGAGGAGCTGGAGCAGCTTCTGCTCAAGCCCGCGCAGACTCCTTTTTTCCGTCAGGGAAGCATGAATGAGGAAAGTACTATAAATCGCGCAAAAAAATGTGCTGAGAGCACAACACAAAAGGCGGGAGAAAGTGGTAATATAGAGGAAGCGGATGCGGATACGAACATTTTGGCTGACTTTTTAAAGAACGTCAAGGAAATAATGGCGGATAAAAAGGATTATCTGATCGATCTGGACAGCGTAGTCGGAGACGGGGATCTGGGTCTGACTATGTCCGACGGTTTTGCCGCCGCTTATAAAGCGGTACATGGAAGCGGAGAAGCGGATTCCGGAAAGCTGCTGTATGCGGCTGGAAAAGCGATGTCGATTGCCGTGCCTTCTACCATGGGGACTTTGATGGCTTCCGGTCTCATGCAGGCAGGAAAACGTCTGAGGGGTAAGACGGAACTGGGCCTGGCAGAATATGTTGAGCTTTTTGAGGGTTATACAGAAGGAGTCATGAACCTGGGCAAAGCAAAGGTCGGCGATAAAACGTTTCTGGATGGCATAGTTCCTGCTGTGGAAGCGATGAAAGCGGCCAAGGAAGCGGGAAAAGATGTAAAGGAAGCGGCTCATGACGCGAGAGAAGCGGCAGAGAAAGGCTTTAAGGCTACGACATCCATGGTAGCGGTCCACGGCAGAGCGGCGACCAGAGGAGAGGCTTCCCGGTCACTGCAGGATCCCGGAGCAGCAGTAGCGATGCTGGTCATGGAAGCATTTGACCGGACAGTCTGACACAGGAGATCGGTTAATACGAAACGCCAGGTGCCGTATGTATCCCACAATCCGGCCGTGAGCCGGTTTCCAGGAGAAGGAAAAACATAAAATTCAAATGGGCGGAGGAGACCGGAAAGGCCTCTGCCGCCCTATTGGAAATGACAGAAAAGGAAAGGGAGGAATTTGTAATGAACAACGTTCCAAACATCAAAGTCGGCATTGTGGCCGTAAGCCGTGACTGCTTCCCCATGACCCTGTCGGTCAACAGGAGAAAAGCGGTAGCAGCGGCATATGAGAAAAAATATGGAGAAATTTTTGAATGTCCTACCTGCGTAGAAGAAGAGCTTGGTATGAGGAAGGCTCTTTCAGAACTGAAAGAGGCAGGATGCAATGCGCTCGTGGTATATCTGGGGAATTTTGGTCCTGAAACTCCGGAAACCCTGCTTGCCAAAGAATTTGACGGACCGGTAATGTTCGTGGCGGCTGCGGAGGAAACGGGAGATGATTTGGTGGAAGGCCGCGGAGACGCGTACTGCGGGATGCTGAACGCCAGCTACAACCTGAAGCTCCGCGAGGTCAACGTTTATATTCCGGAATATCCGGTGGGGACAGCAGAAGAATGTGCGGACATGATTTTTGATTTCCTTCCTATAGCGAGAACGGTAGTAGGACTCAGAAATCTGAAAATTATCTCCTTTGGCCCCAGGCCCAAGGATTTCCTGGCCTGCAATGCGCCCATAAAGCGCCTTTACGATCTGGGTGTGGAAATTGAAGAGAATTCTGAACTGGATTTATTTGAGTCCTTTAAGCACCATGCAGAAGATGAGAGAATCCCTGGTGTGGTAAAGGAGATGGAGGCCGAGCTGGGCGCCGGGAACAAGAAGCCGGGAGTTCTCAGCCGCCTTGCACAGTATGAATTGACTCTTCTGGATTGGGTAGAGGCGCACAAGGGTTCAAGAGAATTTGTGGCAATCGCCGGAAAATGCTGGCCTGCGTTCCAGACTCAGTTCGGATTTGTTCCTTGTTATGTGAACAGCCGGCTGACCGCCAAAGGAATACCGGTTTCATGTGAAGTGGATATATATGGCGCGCTGAGCGAGTACATAGGAACCGTCGTTAGCCAGGATACGGTGACTCTTCTGGATATCAACAATACGGTGCCTAATGATATGTATGAAGCAGAGATCAAGAAAAAGTATGTATACTCTCAAAAGGATACGTTCATGGGCTTCCATTGTGGAAATACTTCTTCCGGGAAGCTGGTATCCTGCGAGATGAGAAATCAGCTGATCATGACCAGGACGCTCCCCGAGGAGTCTACTCAGGGAACTCTGGAAGGAGATATTGTACCTGGCGACATCACATTTTTCCGTCTGCAGAGCACGGCGGACAGCAAGCTCCGCGCTTATGTGGCACAGGGAGAAGTCCTTCCCGTGGCGACCAGATCCTTTGGAGGAATCGGCATCTTTGCGATACCGGAAATGGGACGTTTCTACCGTCATGTGCTGGTAGAGAAGAATTTCCCTCATCACGGGGCGGTGGCCTTCGGCCATTTCGGCAAGGCGCTGTATAATATATTCCGTTATTTGGGAGTGGAGGATATCGGATTCAATCAGCCTAAAGGTATGTTGTATCCCAGCGAGAATCCATTTGCCTGACTGGTAAAAAGTTCATAGAGGTGTTATAATTTTAGTACCCTCGGTCCGCATGGAAGTGCAGGCCGGGGGTATGATAGTATGATACAAAATATTTTTTGGAATCATTTTAGTAAATTCCGATTACGCTCCAGTTAGGCACCGGCAGAAGTTCCGGACCGTCATGATTTCGGTTCGCTGGCGACGCAGGGGCCGCTTTATCCCCGCTCCAGGAGTACCGCTCACATGTCGACGGAAAATCCGGATGATTTTCCATCTTCGGTTCGCCCAGAAACGGAATCGGTATTTTTCGTTTCTGCCTCCCTCCGCCTGGGGAACACCGGCCGCTGCCCTGCGGCGCTCACCTTTAGGCCGGCCCGGAATCTTTCTGCCGGTATTCTTTCTGCCGCACCGTTTCAGACGACTTCCGTTCCCTTGATTCCAGAAAAGGATCGGATATCCACACGGCCCGCGCGCCTAACGGCAGCGGGCTACGGCAGACCGCCCCAATAGCTTTTGAGGCAAACAGAAGATACGTTGGTGCGGGAGGAGGAGCAGGAGGAAGGATCCGATCCTATCGTAAGGCGAGCACCGCAGAGCCGTTAGCAGGCTCTTCCCGGCCGCAGGGAGGTAAAAACCGAATTTCATGCAGTTTTTTATTGGAATCTGACATGGAAAAATATCGATTTATCCATGTCAGTTGGAAAGAACCGACTGGAGGCCGTAAAGAACCTGGTTACGGCTGCCAGCGAGCCGCCTGGATGGAATCGGATTTCCTCCTGCCTCATCTGGTTGTAAAGATACGCTTGTTTTAAAGATATTTAAAGGTATACCCAAGGGCACCCCTTAATTCATGCCCTCCGGGCAGGCGCACTTCGTGCGGCAAGGTATACTTTCTGGAAATAATAGTAGAGATTTCACCATTTCAGTTAAAGATTGAGGTCTGTTTATGAAACGTATTTGTCTGATGGTACTCCGGCTGTTTTATATTGCGCCCGTCTGGTTTTTCAAAATCTGGAGCTGGGGACGGAATGACAGACACACGGAGGCCGAGAAGTTTGCCCTGCTGAAGCGTGTGACGATCCGGGCCAACCGTGCGGGCCGGGTCGTGATTGAACCGCATGGCCTGGAGAATCTCCCAAAGGAGCCGGGCTATATCATGTTCCCCAATCATCAGGGGCTTTTTGACGTGCTGGGATTTTTGGAAGCGGCTCCAATGCCGTTTACAGTGGTGATGAAAAAAGAAGTGGAAAATATTTTTTTGCTGAAGCAGGTCCGTCTTCTTTTAAAAGCCCAGAGTATTGACCGGGAAGATCTGCGGGATTCTCTTCGGGTGATCAACCGGATGACGGAGGAAGTGAAACAGGGCCGCAATTATCTGATATTTGCAGAAGGGACCAGGAGCAAGGGCGGGAACCATCTTCTCGATTTCAAGGGAGGTAGCTTTAAAAGTGCTATAAATGCCAAATGTCCGATTGTCCCGGTGGCCGTCATTGACAGCTATAAAGCGTTTGACACACATTCCATTGAAAAAGTGACCGTGCAGCTTCACTATCTTGAGCCTCTCCGGTACGAAGACTATAAAGGGATGCGTACCATAGAGATTGCGAAAATAGTGAGAGGGCGGATTGAGGCGGTCATGAAAGAATACGCCGATGACTGGCAGTAAAATGAGCGTTTAGTGGCAGAAAGGAGAGAGAATCATGGATAAGATGTATCATATTGGATTGGATGACAGCCATGGGGCAAAATATGCAATCCTTCCGGGGGATCCGGGAAGAGTAGAGAAGATAGCAGGTTATCTGCAAAATCCTGTATTTCTGGGGCAAAACCGAGAATATACTTCCTGGTCTGGAGAACTGGCCGGAGAACGGGTCCTGGTCATGTCCACCGGCATGGGGGGACCGTCCACGGCGATTGGCGTAGAGGAGCTGTATCAGACGGGAGTCCGGACCATGATTCGTGTTGGAACCTGTGGGGGGATGGCGGAACAGGTGATGGGAGGCGACCTGGTGATTGCCAACGGAGCAATCCGCATGGAAGGCACTTCAAAAGAATATGTGGACATTGCTTTTCCTGCTGTAGCAGATTTCCAGGTGACGAAGGCGCTGGAGCAGGCAGCCATAGATC belongs to Qiania dongpingensis and includes:
- a CDS encoding dihydroxyacetone kinase family protein, coding for MKKIINAPENYVDEMLEGIYVAHPDLVTYVNDDLRCLVTANKKEGKVGIATGGGSGHLPLFLGYVGRGMLDGCCVGDVFQSPSSEQMLAVTKSIDSGAGVLYIYGNYNGDIFNFDMAAEMAEFEDGIRVESVLGADDVASGPLPGDGEKSIRRGVAGIFFVYKCAGAAADEMMSLDEVKRIAEKAAASVRTMGVALTPCIVPRVGHPGFSIGDDEMEIGMGIHGETGIRRGKLEPADEIVEEMLEKILGDFDEIDGSTVAVLVNGLGATTLDEQYIVTRKIDQILKGRNIDVKKYYVGEYATALEMAGVSISVLKLDEELEQLLLKPAQTPFFRQGSMNEESTINRAKKCAESTTQKAGESGNIEEADADTNILADFLKNVKEIMADKKDYLIDLDSVVGDGDLGLTMSDGFAAAYKAVHGSGEADSGKLLYAAGKAMSIAVPSTMGTLMASGLMQAGKRLRGKTELGLAEYVELFEGYTEGVMNLGKAKVGDKTFLDGIVPAVEAMKAAKEAGKDVKEAAHDAREAAEKGFKATTSMVAVHGRAATRGEASRSLQDPGAAVAMLVMEAFDRTV
- a CDS encoding L-fucose/L-arabinose isomerase family protein, coding for MNNVPNIKVGIVAVSRDCFPMTLSVNRRKAVAAAYEKKYGEIFECPTCVEEELGMRKALSELKEAGCNALVVYLGNFGPETPETLLAKEFDGPVMFVAAAEETGDDLVEGRGDAYCGMLNASYNLKLREVNVYIPEYPVGTAEECADMIFDFLPIARTVVGLRNLKIISFGPRPKDFLACNAPIKRLYDLGVEIEENSELDLFESFKHHAEDERIPGVVKEMEAELGAGNKKPGVLSRLAQYELTLLDWVEAHKGSREFVAIAGKCWPAFQTQFGFVPCYVNSRLTAKGIPVSCEVDIYGALSEYIGTVVSQDTVTLLDINNTVPNDMYEAEIKKKYVYSQKDTFMGFHCGNTSSGKLVSCEMRNQLIMTRTLPEESTQGTLEGDIVPGDITFFRLQSTADSKLRAYVAQGEVLPVATRSFGGIGIFAIPEMGRFYRHVLVEKNFPHHGAVAFGHFGKALYNIFRYLGVEDIGFNQPKGMLYPSENPFA
- a CDS encoding lysophospholipid acyltransferase family protein codes for the protein MKRICLMVLRLFYIAPVWFFKIWSWGRNDRHTEAEKFALLKRVTIRANRAGRVVIEPHGLENLPKEPGYIMFPNHQGLFDVLGFLEAAPMPFTVVMKKEVENIFLLKQVRLLLKAQSIDREDLRDSLRVINRMTEEVKQGRNYLIFAEGTRSKGGNHLLDFKGGSFKSAINAKCPIVPVAVIDSYKAFDTHSIEKVTVQLHYLEPLRYEDYKGMRTIEIAKIVRGRIEAVMKEYADDWQ
- the udp gene encoding uridine phosphorylase is translated as MDKMYHIGLDDSHGAKYAILPGDPGRVEKIAGYLQNPVFLGQNREYTSWSGELAGERVLVMSTGMGGPSTAIGVEELYQTGVRTMIRVGTCGGMAEQVMGGDLVIANGAIRMEGTSKEYVDIAFPAVADFQVTKALEQAAIDLGARFHLGIVQCKDSFYGQHSPDRMPCGKELEEKWNMWIKAGCLASEMESAALYIAAQILGIRAGCILNVIWNQERKKKGLSDPHCHDTSLAIRAAVHAVELLIKKER